From the Bdellovibrio reynosensis genome, one window contains:
- a CDS encoding DoxX family membrane protein, whose amino-acid sequence MLLAFFESVKYVGHLLPISFLRIFLGYYYLEAAMVKFQGDFLSRPRIADQMAEWLPSSHAPNWFKIFANSQMIPNWQTVAFIILGIEFAVAISYIIGYVVRPVALLGVLLCITMLFISGPATEDLNKTFLAIHLILAWVGAGRCLGFDYYFFKRRRGIWW is encoded by the coding sequence ATGTTGCTTGCATTCTTTGAGAGCGTTAAATACGTAGGCCACCTATTACCCATTTCTTTTCTAAGAATATTCTTAGGTTATTATTATTTAGAAGCTGCGATGGTAAAGTTTCAAGGTGACTTCTTAAGCAGACCCCGCATTGCTGATCAAATGGCCGAATGGCTTCCTTCCAGTCACGCACCAAACTGGTTTAAAATTTTTGCGAACAGCCAGATGATTCCAAACTGGCAAACGGTGGCTTTCATTATTTTAGGAATCGAATTTGCCGTCGCTATTTCTTATATCATTGGTTACGTCGTGCGCCCGGTGGCTTTACTGGGTGTTCTTCTTTGTATAACGATGTTATTTATCTCAGGCCCAGCAACAGAAGATTTAAATAAGACTTTTTTGGCAATCCATTTGATTCTTGCTTGGGTCGGTGCCGGTCGTTGTCTTGGCTTTGATTATTACTTCTTTAAGCGTCGTCGCGGTATTTGGTGGTAG
- the nth gene encoding endonuclease III, with amino-acid sequence MKPLVTMVTSKKKAVKKKAAKKVLKPSTKKVGLKKPPFKEAAPILETIDLLRRYYPDAHCALNFTNPYELLVATALSAQTTDERVNMVTPALFNQYGSPQRMAKAKVEDIESLIRSTNFYKNKAKNLKSAAIDLVEKHNSEVPQNIESLVELAGVGRKTANVVLGNAFGIPSGIVVDTHVARLSYRLGWVDTDKPVVIEEELCKEVPQEDWVILSHYLISHGRAICKARKPDCAHCFLEETCPKRGV; translated from the coding sequence TTGAAGCCATTGGTAACGATGGTGACCAGTAAGAAAAAGGCTGTAAAAAAGAAAGCGGCTAAGAAGGTTTTAAAACCTTCAACCAAAAAAGTGGGGTTGAAAAAGCCTCCTTTTAAAGAAGCCGCTCCGATCCTTGAGACAATCGATCTTTTAAGAAGATACTATCCTGACGCTCACTGTGCCTTAAATTTCACAAATCCTTACGAATTATTAGTCGCCACAGCCCTTTCTGCCCAAACCACGGATGAAAGAGTCAACATGGTGACACCTGCATTATTTAATCAATACGGTTCACCACAGCGGATGGCGAAAGCCAAAGTGGAAGACATCGAAAGCCTTATTCGCTCTACGAATTTCTATAAAAACAAAGCTAAAAATTTAAAGTCAGCTGCAATTGATTTAGTAGAAAAGCATAACAGCGAAGTGCCACAGAATATCGAGTCTTTGGTCGAGCTTGCGGGAGTTGGCAGAAAGACCGCCAACGTGGTGTTAGGAAATGCGTTCGGGATTCCAAGCGGGATTGTTGTTGATACCCATGTAGCGCGCCTTTCTTATCGTTTGGGGTGGGTTGATACCGACAAGCCTGTCGTGATCGAAGAAGAACTTTGCAAAGAAGTACCGCAAGAAGATTGGGTGATCTTGTCGCACTATTTGATTTCCCATGGTCGAGCTATCTGTAAGGCGAGAAAACCTGACTGCGCTCACTGCTTCCTAGAGGAGACTTGCCCTAAAAGGGGTGTCTAG
- a CDS encoding GNAT family N-acetyltransferase, with the protein MEGPRSPRETELPQVLDFLNKKLRNEASWSIAAEYPTAFSSNNLHNMRIIADEGHVLSHAVLKPLIIKSPHVIYKVGAIGSVVTEDQHRGQGLSTQVMTDCLKSASEQSCDIAILWTDLFDFYRRMGFELAGSEISFVIEDNFDVPPVNLRFSTDSKVAPDAIYRLYSTHSVNSVRTIEETRKFLAIPQTKVYTAWEPNGQLAAYAIEGKGVDLGGYIHEWGGSVSKLMALFSFIRAQKNQPYTIICPRHAKNLINELRRKPVTVNEGYLGMIKLVNFDQLAAKIKRAFRAEGIADIVLEKHPNHFVFGIGQDLFTINNETDMVRLLFGPVDYRAMDLFKEETIQKLEKILPLAMWIWGWDSI; encoded by the coding sequence ATGGAAGGACCTCGTTCGCCCCGTGAGACAGAGCTGCCTCAGGTTTTAGATTTTCTAAACAAAAAACTTCGCAATGAGGCCTCTTGGTCAATCGCGGCAGAGTATCCCACCGCTTTTTCATCTAACAACTTGCACAATATGCGCATTATTGCTGATGAAGGCCACGTGTTATCCCACGCGGTTTTAAAACCCCTGATAATTAAATCCCCCCATGTCATTTATAAGGTGGGCGCCATCGGTTCCGTGGTCACCGAAGACCAGCATCGAGGTCAGGGTCTAAGCACCCAAGTCATGACGGATTGTCTTAAGTCAGCTTCAGAACAGTCGTGTGATATCGCGATTCTTTGGACTGATCTTTTTGATTTTTACCGTCGTATGGGCTTTGAATTAGCCGGCAGCGAAATCAGCTTTGTGATTGAAGATAATTTCGATGTGCCGCCTGTAAATTTACGTTTTTCTACAGACTCTAAAGTGGCTCCGGATGCCATTTACCGTTTGTATTCAACCCATTCAGTCAATTCAGTTCGCACGATCGAAGAAACTAGAAAATTTTTAGCTATTCCGCAAACCAAAGTTTACACCGCTTGGGAGCCAAATGGCCAGCTTGCGGCCTATGCCATCGAAGGTAAAGGTGTTGATTTAGGTGGTTATATCCACGAATGGGGTGGATCGGTTTCAAAACTGATGGCGCTGTTTAGTTTTATTCGCGCACAAAAAAATCAACCTTACACGATCATCTGTCCTCGCCACGCGAAAAATCTAATTAACGAATTGCGCAGAAAACCTGTGACCGTGAATGAAGGTTATTTAGGCATGATCAAGTTAGTTAACTTTGATCAGTTAGCAGCCAAAATTAAAAGAGCCTTCAGAGCAGAAGGTATTGCTGACATCGTTTTAGAAAAACATCCAAACCATTTCGTGTTCGGTATTGGTCAGGATCTATTCACGATCAACAACGAAACCGACATGGTGCGCTTGTTGTTTGGGCCTGTGGACTATCGCGCCATGGATTTGTTTAAAGAAGAAACCATTCAAAAACTTGAAAAAATACTGCCTCTTGCTATGTGGATCTGGGGTTGGGATTCAATATGA
- the elbB gene encoding isoprenoid biosynthesis glyoxalase ElbB, producing the protein MKKIAVVFSGCGHLDGSEITESVSLLIALHQAGADVHCFAPDLEVPAMNHVAKQPSNEKRNILTESARIARGQITALDKLVTKEFDAVVFPGGYGAAKNLSNWAEKGAKCEVHPEVQRVIKEFHAESKPIGALCIAPVLLARVLGDKKITVTVGENGETSAEIQKTGAIHEECPVDDYITDRESKIVTTPAYMYGDAKPNEVFQGIFGLAHEIVEWA; encoded by the coding sequence ATGAAGAAAATTGCAGTAGTTTTTTCCGGTTGCGGTCACCTTGACGGAAGCGAAATCACAGAATCCGTGAGCCTTCTTATAGCCCTTCACCAAGCTGGAGCCGACGTTCATTGTTTTGCGCCAGATCTTGAAGTCCCAGCGATGAATCACGTCGCAAAACAACCTTCTAATGAAAAAAGAAATATCCTGACAGAATCTGCGCGCATTGCCCGTGGACAGATCACGGCTTTAGATAAACTTGTGACTAAGGAATTTGATGCTGTGGTTTTCCCCGGCGGTTATGGTGCTGCTAAAAATCTTAGTAACTGGGCTGAAAAAGGTGCCAAGTGCGAAGTTCATCCTGAAGTACAAAGAGTGATTAAAGAATTCCACGCTGAAAGCAAACCGATCGGTGCTTTATGTATCGCGCCTGTTTTATTAGCTCGCGTTTTGGGTGATAAAAAAATCACTGTAACTGTGGGTGAAAACGGTGAAACTTCTGCAGAGATTCAAAAAACCGGAGCCATTCACGAAGAATGCCCTGTTGACGATTACATCACAGACCGTGAAAGTAAAATCGTGACGACTCCTGCTTACATGTATGGTGATGCAAAACCTAATGAAGTCTTCCAAGGAATTTTCGGCCTTGCCCACGAAATCGTCGAATGGGCGTAA
- a CDS encoding ferredoxin has translation MADKSQSWKENKPGKVFVDQSCIACDACVLTAPKNFTMHEEDGHAFVTKQPDTPEEEALVKEAMEGCPVEAIGNDGDQ, from the coding sequence ATGGCTGATAAGAGTCAAAGTTGGAAAGAAAATAAACCAGGCAAAGTGTTCGTAGACCAGTCTTGTATTGCTTGTGATGCTTGCGTTTTGACGGCACCAAAGAACTTTACCATGCACGAAGAAGACGGCCACGCTTTCGTTACTAAACAACCTGACACTCCAGAAGAAGAAGCTTTGGTAAAAGAAGCTATGGAAGGTTGTCCAGTTGAAGCCATTGGTAACGATGGTGACCAGTAA